Proteins co-encoded in one Hyalangium ruber genomic window:
- the larB gene encoding nickel pincer cofactor biosynthesis protein LarB produces MDEKALTQLLTQVKGGKVSVNDAVGKLKDLPFAELGYATLDTHRSLRFGFPEVVLGEPKTVEQLLGIVGALIERKQTVLVTRLQPDKAEALVSRFPKGEYHPVARIFHLKQGKMRAGKVAVVTAGTSDIPVAEEAALTAQAMGATVQRVYDVGVAGIHRLLRRREEIQSCHAAVVVAGMEGALASALGGLVGIPVVAVPTSVGYGANFQGVSALLAMVNSCASNVATMNIDNGFGGGFYAALISRTKGRR; encoded by the coding sequence ATGGACGAAAAGGCGCTCACTCAGCTCCTCACCCAGGTGAAGGGCGGCAAAGTCTCCGTGAACGATGCGGTCGGCAAGCTCAAGGACTTGCCATTCGCGGAGTTGGGCTACGCGACGTTGGACACCCACCGCTCGCTGCGTTTTGGCTTCCCCGAGGTGGTGCTGGGCGAGCCGAAGACGGTGGAACAGCTCCTCGGCATCGTTGGAGCCCTGATCGAACGCAAGCAGACGGTGCTGGTGACGCGGCTGCAGCCGGACAAGGCAGAGGCGCTGGTGTCCCGCTTCCCCAAGGGCGAGTACCACCCGGTCGCGCGCATCTTCCACCTGAAGCAGGGAAAGATGCGCGCGGGGAAGGTGGCGGTGGTGACGGCGGGGACGAGCGACATCCCCGTGGCGGAGGAGGCGGCGCTGACGGCGCAGGCGATGGGCGCCACGGTCCAGCGCGTGTACGACGTGGGCGTGGCGGGCATCCACCGGCTGCTGCGGCGGCGGGAGGAGATCCAGAGCTGCCACGCGGCGGTGGTGGTGGCGGGGATGGAAGGAGCGCTGGCGAGCGCGCTGGGAGGCCTGGTGGGCATCCCGGTGGTGGCGGTGCCGACCTCGGTGGGCTACGGGGCGAACTTCCAAGGCGTCTCGGCGCTGCTGGCGATGGTGAACTCGTGCGCCTCGAACGTGGCGACGATGAACATCGACAACGGCTTCGGGGGCGGCTTCTACGCGGCGCTCATCTCTCGGACCAAGGGCCGGCGCTGA
- a CDS encoding ATPase produces MAEKWEKQLKEFIKRTGEELKRTGEELKVEAQRLMEEVRDPARQAKVKESLKDLREKAAAMSKDAAEKLEIAVRKVEGAVDTAFERDKAAEAVRKAPSETPAAAPAPSEAAPAAKPARKAGKTIGKKAGAKKAAGSKPAATKKTAKSIGRKKPSA; encoded by the coding sequence ATGGCCGAGAAGTGGGAGAAGCAGCTCAAGGAGTTCATCAAGCGCACGGGCGAAGAGCTGAAGCGCACCGGCGAGGAACTCAAGGTCGAGGCCCAGCGCCTGATGGAGGAGGTGCGCGACCCGGCGCGCCAGGCCAAGGTGAAGGAGAGCCTGAAGGACCTGCGCGAGAAGGCGGCCGCCATGTCCAAGGACGCCGCCGAGAAGCTGGAGATCGCCGTGCGCAAGGTGGAAGGCGCGGTGGACACCGCCTTCGAGCGCGACAAGGCGGCAGAGGCTGTCAGGAAGGCGCCGTCGGAGACCCCCGCCGCCGCCCCTGCCCCCTCCGAGGCGGCTCCCGCTGCCAAGCCTGCTCGCAAGGCGGGCAAGACGATCGGCAAGAAGGCCGGGGCCAAGAAGGCCGCGGGCTCCAAGCCGGCTGCTACCAAGAAGACCGCCAAGTCGATCGGCCGCAAGAAGCCGTCCGCCTGA
- a CDS encoding Gfo/Idh/MocA family protein: MRIGVIGTNWGLMHVGAFRAAGAEVVALCGQKQEHTREVAAREGIPLATTDVRELCSAVDAVVVASPDALHRQHVEAAIDAGRAVLCEKPLARTEADALALVARARVASRPCAVNFPYRMLPPLRTLKAWLLERPLHQLVVTMRNSFVPREAAGPDPFTGASADWGGLSHLLDAALWLSGASPTWVQASLSGRPVHTAALHVGLSSGAVLVLTHAASPEPGLHGGWTLIGQDWEAGFSGGYVPSRDGWCVSPVRCFREGAWTDLASGLEPRPGEREPWAEAHVETARRFLAVLRGAPLTELATLEEGATVQRLLAAAVVSEQQGRRVTLSPAPPPPPPSPA, encoded by the coding sequence GTGCGCATCGGAGTCATCGGGACGAACTGGGGATTGATGCATGTGGGCGCCTTCCGCGCGGCGGGCGCCGAAGTCGTTGCCCTGTGCGGGCAGAAACAGGAGCACACGCGCGAAGTGGCCGCCCGAGAGGGCATTCCCCTCGCCACCACGGACGTGCGCGAGCTGTGTTCCGCCGTGGATGCGGTGGTGGTGGCCAGCCCGGATGCGCTCCACCGGCAGCATGTCGAGGCGGCGATCGACGCGGGGCGGGCCGTGCTGTGCGAGAAGCCTCTGGCTCGCACGGAGGCGGATGCGCTCGCGCTCGTGGCCAGGGCCCGCGTCGCGAGTCGACCGTGCGCGGTGAACTTTCCCTATCGGATGCTCCCTCCCCTGAGAACCCTCAAGGCCTGGCTCCTGGAGAGGCCCCTGCACCAGCTCGTCGTCACGATGCGCAACAGCTTCGTTCCCCGGGAGGCAGCGGGACCGGATCCGTTCACGGGCGCTTCCGCGGACTGGGGTGGGCTCTCCCATCTGCTCGACGCGGCCCTGTGGCTCTCGGGCGCCTCGCCCACCTGGGTCCAGGCTTCACTGTCCGGCCGCCCCGTCCATACCGCCGCGCTCCACGTGGGCCTCTCCTCCGGCGCGGTCCTCGTCCTCACCCATGCCGCCAGCCCCGAGCCGGGCCTCCATGGAGGATGGACGCTCATCGGTCAGGACTGGGAGGCCGGCTTCTCCGGCGGGTATGTCCCCTCGCGCGACGGGTGGTGCGTCTCTCCCGTGCGGTGCTTCCGGGAGGGCGCCTGGACCGACCTCGCGTCGGGCCTCGAACCTCGGCCGGGCGAGCGTGAGCCCTGGGCCGAGGCCCATGTCGAGACCGCCCGGCGATTCCTGGCGGTCCTCCGAGGTGCGCCACTCACCGAGCTGGCCACGCTGGAGGAGGGCGCTACCGTTCAGCGCCTCCTTGCCGCCGCCGTCGTCTCCGAGCAGCAAGGGCGCCGCGTCACGCTCTCCCCAGCGCCGCCACCGCCGCCGCCATCACCTGCTTGA
- the grpE gene encoding nucleotide exchange factor GrpE, with amino-acid sequence MAGTNEKGNFSAEIAQEVIDAALKSVERRDSPSEAETSITLEVESSETPSEAGEVSGEVSIEVPEAEASGPSPEVAQLSAELAEARKEVESLRAQLDFSQSESRKLMERLKGDHERTLRAAADLENFKKRAQKEKEEVQKFGSEKLLKDLLPVVDNLDRALEAATKSPDIVSFQKGVAMTRKSFEDALGRHGVKSFSAKGQVFDPRLHEAMQQVETADVPPGHVAFEMLRGYTLNERLVRPALVVVARAPAPPPEPPAPVASTTSEQQTGAIEAPEAGTSPAVSSETSHSAGGSQ; translated from the coding sequence GTGGCTGGCACCAATGAGAAGGGCAACTTCAGCGCGGAGATCGCGCAGGAAGTGATCGACGCGGCGCTCAAGAGCGTCGAGCGTCGCGACTCGCCGTCCGAGGCCGAGACCTCCATCACCCTGGAAGTGGAGTCCTCCGAGACTCCTTCCGAGGCCGGGGAGGTCTCCGGCGAGGTTTCCATCGAAGTGCCCGAGGCCGAAGCGTCGGGCCCCTCGCCCGAGGTGGCGCAGCTGAGCGCCGAGCTCGCCGAGGCGCGCAAGGAAGTCGAGAGCCTGCGCGCGCAGCTCGACTTCAGCCAGAGCGAGAGCCGCAAGTTGATGGAGCGCCTGAAGGGCGATCACGAGCGCACGCTGCGCGCCGCGGCCGACCTCGAGAACTTCAAGAAGCGCGCCCAGAAGGAGAAGGAAGAGGTCCAGAAGTTCGGCTCCGAGAAGCTGCTCAAGGACCTCTTGCCGGTGGTGGACAACCTGGACCGCGCGCTGGAGGCGGCGACGAAGTCTCCGGACATCGTCAGCTTCCAGAAGGGCGTGGCCATGACGCGCAAGTCCTTCGAGGACGCGCTGGGCCGCCACGGGGTGAAGTCCTTCAGCGCCAAGGGCCAGGTCTTTGATCCGCGCCTGCACGAGGCCATGCAGCAGGTGGAGACCGCGGACGTCCCACCCGGGCACGTGGCCTTCGAGATGTTGCGCGGCTACACCCTCAATGAGCGGCTGGTACGCCCGGCGCTCGTGGTCGTCGCGCGCGCTCCGGCGCCGCCGCCCGAGCCGCCCGCGCCCGTCGCGAGCACGACTTCTGAACAGCAGACCGGGGCCATCGAAGCACCGGAGGCGGGCACTTCGCCCGCCGTTTCCTCTGAGACCTCGCACTCCGCCGGGGGGAGCCAGTAA
- the larC gene encoding nickel pincer cofactor biosynthesis protein LarC — MRKILYLEPVGGIAGDMFLAAGVDLGLSPEAIAQALSGLQVPGWKLAVSRAARHAISGTHLDVVLDEREAHPHRAYKDIQRLIDAAETLSPKVKARALEVFRAIGEAEAKVHGVPIEEIHFHEVGAVDSIVDICGAAVVLELLGDPEVYAAPPPLGSGTIRVAHGNMPIPVPATLELLKNVPVRFEGVGELTTPTGAALLKVLAHIGHPPDFIVERVGYGVGTKDFKDRPNVLRASLGRAEDKSEGLWVVEANLDDSTPQLLGYLVERLLALGALDAWVTPAVMKKGRPGHLLSVMVEGGKREAVMDGMLRESTTLGVRFHRVERQALERDWVEVETPWGQVRVKRGLRGGEVFNAHPEFEDCRRVAEAAGVPLKQVMAAAVAALGRA, encoded by the coding sequence ATGCGAAAGATCCTCTACCTGGAGCCCGTGGGCGGAATCGCGGGGGACATGTTTCTCGCGGCGGGCGTGGATCTGGGCCTGTCTCCGGAGGCCATCGCCCAGGCGCTCAGCGGGTTGCAGGTGCCGGGCTGGAAGCTGGCAGTGAGCCGGGCGGCGCGCCACGCCATCAGCGGCACGCATCTGGACGTGGTGCTGGACGAGCGCGAGGCCCATCCGCACCGCGCATATAAGGATATCCAGCGGCTCATCGATGCGGCGGAGACGCTGTCGCCGAAGGTGAAGGCCCGCGCGCTGGAGGTGTTTCGGGCCATTGGCGAGGCCGAGGCGAAGGTCCACGGGGTGCCCATCGAGGAGATCCACTTCCACGAGGTGGGAGCGGTGGACTCCATCGTGGACATCTGCGGCGCGGCGGTGGTGCTGGAGCTGCTGGGAGACCCGGAGGTGTACGCGGCCCCACCCCCGCTGGGCAGCGGCACCATCCGGGTGGCCCACGGGAACATGCCGATCCCCGTGCCGGCGACGCTGGAGCTGCTCAAGAACGTGCCGGTGCGCTTCGAGGGCGTCGGTGAGCTGACGACGCCCACGGGCGCGGCGCTGCTGAAGGTGCTGGCGCACATCGGCCACCCGCCGGACTTCATCGTGGAGCGGGTGGGCTACGGGGTGGGGACGAAGGACTTCAAGGATCGACCCAACGTGCTGCGCGCGTCGCTGGGGCGCGCGGAGGACAAGTCCGAGGGCCTCTGGGTGGTGGAGGCGAACCTGGACGACAGCACGCCGCAGCTCCTGGGCTACCTGGTGGAGCGGCTGCTGGCGCTGGGGGCACTGGACGCGTGGGTGACCCCGGCGGTGATGAAGAAGGGGCGGCCGGGGCACCTGCTGAGCGTGATGGTGGAGGGTGGCAAGCGGGAGGCGGTGATGGACGGGATGCTGCGCGAGTCCACGACGCTCGGGGTGCGCTTCCACCGGGTGGAGCGGCAAGCGCTGGAGCGCGACTGGGTCGAGGTAGAGACGCCGTGGGGCCAGGTGCGAGTGAAGCGCGGGCTGCGGGGCGGCGAGGTGTTCAACGCCCACCCGGAGTTCGAGGACTGCCGCCGGGTGGCGGAGGCCGCGGGCGTGCCGCTCAAGCAGGTGATGGCGGCGGCGGTGGCGGCGCTGGGGAGAGCGTGA
- a CDS encoding O-antigen ligase family protein — translation MKPSPNGLSRWLVPAMVVTVTLAVAPGGETPFSGVKTAVFGVASVALLLRAALLGSSSHAPLAPRVLAGLWIGTLALSQFLGPAASPGGMWLEAAAGVVILSLLQAPPEPGPALRAIAGAGTALALVAGLQFLGVDPFRWMGWASTHPGERMRIYGTLGNPNFVAAYLGASLCITLGEAASAARASHRRAWAAAAVLQLGALAATRSWGSVLAVGAAALSLAWTRTPTPRSEISRGRGWGALVLAGFAAALLLLAVSGRSLSTVLAGRLYLWEVAAPHVFDAPVFGHGPGSFVTLWPAWEAEYWARGAPAEQERFVAPQDHAHLDYLEWLLSLGLVGTAPRLLLLLAALRAGRQAPDARGRAVIAALVALAARALTDFPFARPAELCLLAVLTTLALHRKP, via the coding sequence GTGAAACCCTCTCCGAATGGACTCTCCCGGTGGCTCGTCCCCGCGATGGTCGTCACGGTGACGCTGGCCGTCGCTCCCGGAGGTGAGACGCCGTTCTCGGGCGTGAAGACCGCTGTCTTCGGCGTGGCCTCCGTGGCGCTGCTCCTCCGGGCCGCGCTCCTCGGGTCTTCCTCGCATGCTCCCTTGGCGCCGCGCGTCCTCGCGGGGCTGTGGATTGGGACGCTGGCGCTCTCCCAGTTCCTGGGCCCGGCGGCGAGCCCCGGGGGCATGTGGTTGGAGGCAGCCGCGGGCGTGGTGATCCTCTCGCTGCTCCAAGCGCCTCCGGAGCCCGGGCCTGCCCTGCGCGCCATCGCGGGTGCCGGTACCGCGCTCGCGCTGGTGGCGGGACTCCAGTTCCTGGGGGTGGACCCTTTCCGCTGGATGGGTTGGGCAAGTACCCATCCCGGCGAGCGGATGCGCATCTATGGCACGCTCGGAAACCCCAACTTCGTCGCTGCCTATTTGGGGGCGAGCCTTTGCATCACCCTGGGCGAGGCAGCGTCCGCTGCTCGCGCTTCCCACCGGAGGGCCTGGGCCGCCGCAGCGGTGCTTCAGCTCGGTGCCCTTGCCGCCACGCGCTCCTGGGGCTCCGTGCTCGCGGTGGGGGCTGCGGCCCTGAGCCTTGCGTGGACTCGCACGCCTACGCCTCGCTCGGAAATCTCGCGGGGCCGCGGGTGGGGGGCCCTGGTGCTCGCGGGCTTCGCCGCCGCGCTGCTCTTGCTCGCGGTGTCGGGACGTTCCTTGAGCACCGTACTCGCGGGACGGCTCTATCTCTGGGAGGTGGCTGCCCCGCATGTCTTCGATGCGCCCGTGTTCGGACATGGTCCAGGAAGCTTCGTGACGCTCTGGCCCGCCTGGGAGGCCGAATACTGGGCGCGCGGTGCTCCCGCCGAGCAGGAGCGCTTCGTCGCGCCCCAGGACCACGCGCACCTCGACTACCTCGAGTGGCTCTTGTCTCTGGGACTGGTGGGGACCGCGCCGAGGCTCCTGCTGTTGCTGGCGGCCCTTCGAGCGGGACGCCAGGCTCCGGATGCGCGCGGCCGAGCCGTCATCGCCGCGTTGGTGGCACTGGCGGCACGGGCGCTCACGGACTTTCCCTTCGCCCGCCCCGCCGAGCTCTGCCTTCTTGCCGTCCTCACCACACTTGCCCTCCATCGTAAGCCCTGA
- the dnaK gene encoding molecular chaperone DnaK codes for MGKVIGIDLGTTNSCVAVMEGGEPVVIPNSEGSRTTPSMVGFTDSGERLVGQIAKRQAITNPENTVYAVKRLIGRKFDSPEAKKAIGVSSFKVVTSPNGDAWVEIRGKGYSPPEISAIVLMKMKQTAEDYLGEPVTEAVITVPAYFNDGQRQATKDAGRIAGLNVLRIINEPTAAALAYGLDKKDSKTERVAVYDLGGGTFDISILELNAGVFEVKSTNGDTFLGGEDFDQRLVDFLAKRFAEQNNGIDLRKDRMALQRLKEAAERAKHELSSASETEVNLPFITADATGPKHLTETVERGTFEELVADLIERSIEPCKIALKDAGITAPQIHQVLLVGGMTRMPKVQQRVKEFFGKEPHKGINPDEVVAVGAAIQGGVLKGEVKDVLLLDVTPLSLGVETAGGVFTKIIDKNTTIPCKKSQVFSTAVDNQPLVSVHVLQGEREMAADNKTLARFELVGIPPAPRGVPQIEVSFDIDANGIVHVSAKDLGTGKVQQVRVVSNSGLSEAEIQAMINEAQSHLADDKKKKELAELRNNADGLIYTTEKSLEEYGNLLAEKDREEIRADMERLKEVLNSNDPGALKEAFQRLEGSAYRIADAIYSGEAKSGS; via the coding sequence ATGGGCAAGGTGATTGGAATCGACCTGGGGACGACGAACTCCTGTGTCGCCGTGATGGAAGGCGGCGAGCCGGTAGTCATCCCCAACAGCGAAGGCAGCCGGACGACGCCGTCCATGGTGGGCTTCACGGATTCAGGTGAGCGGCTGGTGGGGCAGATCGCCAAGCGCCAGGCCATCACCAATCCGGAGAACACCGTCTACGCCGTCAAGCGGCTCATCGGCCGCAAGTTCGACTCGCCCGAGGCCAAGAAGGCCATCGGCGTGAGCTCGTTCAAGGTCGTCACCAGCCCCAACGGTGACGCCTGGGTGGAGATCCGCGGCAAGGGCTACAGCCCGCCGGAAATCTCCGCCATCGTGCTGATGAAGATGAAGCAGACGGCGGAGGACTACCTCGGCGAGCCCGTCACCGAGGCGGTCATCACCGTTCCGGCCTACTTCAACGACGGCCAGCGCCAGGCCACCAAGGACGCTGGCCGCATCGCCGGCCTCAACGTGCTGCGCATCATCAACGAGCCCACGGCCGCGGCGCTCGCCTACGGTCTGGACAAGAAGGACAGCAAGACCGAGCGCGTGGCCGTGTACGACCTCGGCGGCGGTACGTTCGATATCTCCATCCTGGAGCTGAACGCCGGCGTCTTCGAGGTGAAGAGCACCAACGGCGACACGTTCCTGGGCGGCGAGGACTTCGACCAGCGGCTGGTGGACTTCCTGGCCAAGCGCTTCGCCGAGCAGAACAACGGCATCGACCTGCGCAAGGACCGCATGGCGCTGCAGCGCCTGAAGGAGGCCGCCGAGCGCGCCAAGCACGAGCTGTCCAGCGCCTCCGAGACGGAGGTGAACCTGCCGTTCATCACCGCCGACGCCACCGGGCCCAAGCACCTCACCGAGACGGTGGAGCGGGGCACCTTCGAGGAGCTGGTGGCGGACCTCATCGAGCGCTCGATCGAGCCGTGCAAGATCGCCCTGAAGGACGCGGGGATTACCGCGCCGCAGATCCACCAGGTGCTGCTGGTGGGCGGCATGACGCGCATGCCCAAGGTGCAGCAGCGCGTGAAGGAGTTCTTCGGCAAGGAGCCGCACAAGGGCATCAACCCGGACGAGGTGGTCGCCGTCGGCGCCGCCATCCAGGGTGGCGTGCTCAAGGGCGAGGTGAAGGACGTCCTCCTGCTGGACGTCACCCCGCTGTCGCTGGGCGTGGAGACGGCCGGCGGCGTGTTCACGAAGATCATCGACAAGAACACGACCATCCCCTGCAAGAAGAGCCAGGTGTTCTCCACGGCGGTGGACAACCAGCCGCTGGTGAGCGTGCATGTGCTGCAGGGCGAGCGCGAGATGGCGGCGGACAACAAGACGCTGGCGCGCTTCGAGCTGGTGGGCATTCCGCCGGCCCCGCGCGGCGTGCCACAGATCGAAGTGTCCTTCGACATCGACGCCAACGGCATCGTCCACGTGAGCGCCAAGGACCTGGGCACCGGCAAGGTGCAGCAGGTGCGCGTGGTGAGCAACTCCGGCCTGTCCGAGGCGGAGATCCAGGCGATGATCAACGAGGCGCAGTCACACCTGGCCGACGACAAGAAGAAGAAGGAGCTGGCCGAGCTGCGCAACAACGCCGACGGGCTCATCTACACGACGGAGAAGAGCCTGGAGGAGTACGGCAACCTGCTCGCGGAGAAGGATCGCGAGGAGATCCGCGCCGACATGGAGCGGCTCAAGGAAGTGCTGAACTCCAATGACCCTGGGGCGCTGAAGGAGGCGTTCCAGCGGCTCGAGGGCAGCGCCTACCGCATCGCCGACGCCATCTACTCGGGCGAGGCGAAGTCGGGCTCCTGA
- a CDS encoding chemotaxis protein CheC, giving the protein MNALVPSEIQLDVLREVANIGCGHAANALARLVGGKRVDLSVPRALVTSAVDAVDELGGEETVVGVQLGMVGELRGVMLFVMPARDGTALGSVLLGSSPATAELESALAETANIVASACLSAIGKLTRWKLLPTVPYLRRGTAREVVAGAVRETEGEQTSRVVVLETRFSAASAPPVAGRMLLVLEKESSKALLQRLGV; this is encoded by the coding sequence GTGAACGCCTTGGTGCCCAGCGAGATACAGCTCGACGTGCTGCGAGAGGTGGCCAACATCGGCTGCGGACACGCGGCCAATGCGCTCGCGCGGCTGGTGGGTGGCAAGCGGGTGGACCTCTCCGTGCCCCGGGCGCTGGTGACGAGCGCGGTGGATGCGGTGGATGAGCTCGGCGGCGAGGAGACCGTCGTCGGGGTGCAGCTGGGGATGGTGGGCGAGCTGCGCGGGGTGATGCTCTTCGTGATGCCGGCGCGGGATGGGACGGCGCTGGGCTCGGTGCTGCTGGGCTCGTCGCCGGCCACCGCGGAGCTGGAGAGCGCCCTGGCGGAGACGGCGAACATCGTGGCGAGCGCCTGCCTTTCGGCGATTGGCAAGCTGACGCGGTGGAAGCTGCTGCCGACGGTGCCGTACCTGCGGCGGGGAACGGCGCGGGAGGTGGTGGCGGGGGCGGTGCGGGAGACGGAAGGCGAGCAGACGAGCCGGGTGGTGGTGCTGGAGACGCGCTTCTCGGCGGCCTCGGCGCCGCCGGTAGCGGGGCGGATGCTGCTGGTGCTGGAGAAGGAGAGCTCGAAGGCGCTCCTCCAGCGGCTCGGCGTCTGA
- a CDS encoding putative Ig domain-containing protein — protein MSFVRVTRMLVVLAALCACSGRGNSDGPLLPIIDLPTTTVGLAYEIQLTATGGVPPLRYSVDAVPEGFSFYLGTGLLTGPATSSGEFTLTVGVTDAEGAKDSRTYALRVYAAPTVTTATVPVATVGASYSQRLSASGGQPPLRWSLADGSLPPGVTLSSEGALSGVPRGQGAYPFTVRVQDANGALATRMLSLQLGTGTEPGEDEVFPVQVGNWNIEWFGDPNNGPAGDVLQRDNVRLVISGAGADLWALQEVVDATRFNELKEALPGYTGFMAIDVTNGTNYYSRGEQQLAVLYKTEGVQLLSAEIILGSRNSDFAGRPPLRVDLRITRDGASVDLIAIVLHMKAFGNFADYEQRQRAGAALKQYLDQSLPTARVIVLGDWNDDLDDTTVGGFQPSPYQNFLDASSEYTFLTRELSQSTGSTEQFPSFIDHQLVSNELAASYVDHSTQVLRPNIANYSSTTSDHYPILSRFDFGSPSP, from the coding sequence ATGTCTTTCGTCCGAGTGACGAGGATGCTCGTCGTCCTCGCGGCGCTGTGTGCTTGCAGCGGCCGTGGGAACTCCGACGGGCCGCTGCTGCCCATCATCGATCTGCCGACCACCACGGTGGGCCTGGCGTATGAGATCCAGCTCACCGCGACCGGCGGAGTGCCGCCCCTGCGCTACTCGGTGGACGCCGTGCCCGAGGGCTTCTCCTTCTACCTGGGCACGGGGTTGCTGACGGGCCCGGCGACGTCCAGTGGCGAGTTCACGCTCACCGTGGGCGTGACGGATGCCGAGGGAGCGAAGGACTCCCGGACGTACGCACTGCGGGTGTATGCGGCGCCCACCGTGACGACGGCGACCGTGCCCGTGGCCACCGTGGGCGCGTCTTATTCGCAGCGGCTGAGCGCGAGCGGAGGCCAGCCGCCGCTGCGGTGGTCGTTGGCGGATGGCTCGCTGCCTCCGGGCGTGACGCTGTCTTCGGAAGGAGCGCTGTCGGGCGTTCCGCGGGGACAGGGCGCCTATCCGTTCACGGTGCGCGTGCAGGACGCCAACGGCGCGCTGGCGACGCGGATGCTGTCGCTCCAGCTGGGCACCGGCACGGAACCGGGTGAGGACGAGGTCTTCCCCGTCCAGGTGGGGAACTGGAACATCGAGTGGTTCGGTGACCCCAACAACGGGCCCGCCGGCGACGTGCTTCAGCGCGACAACGTTCGCTTGGTCATCAGCGGCGCGGGCGCCGACCTCTGGGCCCTGCAGGAGGTCGTGGACGCCACCCGCTTCAACGAGCTGAAGGAGGCCCTGCCTGGCTACACGGGCTTCATGGCGATCGACGTGACCAACGGCACCAACTACTACTCCAGGGGAGAGCAGCAGCTGGCCGTGCTCTACAAGACGGAGGGGGTCCAGCTGCTCAGCGCGGAGATCATCCTCGGCTCGCGGAACTCCGACTTCGCTGGCCGACCGCCACTGCGGGTGGATCTGCGAATCACACGCGATGGGGCCAGCGTGGACTTGATTGCCATCGTGTTGCACATGAAGGCTTTCGGCAACTTCGCGGATTATGAGCAGCGCCAGCGGGCGGGAGCGGCGCTCAAGCAGTACCTCGATCAGAGCCTGCCCACCGCGCGCGTCATCGTCCTGGGGGACTGGAACGATGACCTCGACGACACCACCGTCGGCGGCTTTCAGCCCTCTCCCTACCAGAACTTCCTGGATGCCTCCTCGGAGTACACCTTCCTCACCCGGGAGCTCTCGCAGAGCACTGGCAGCACGGAGCAGTTTCCCTCCTTCATCGACCACCAATTGGTGAGCAACGAGCTGGCCGCGAGCTACGTGGACCATTCAACCCAGGTGCTGCGACCCAATATCGCCAACTACTCGAGCACGACGTCCGACCACTACCCCATCCTGAGCCGGTTCGACTTCGGCTCGCCTTCTCCATGA